In Mauremys reevesii isolate NIE-2019 linkage group 13, ASM1616193v1, whole genome shotgun sequence, the sequence AGGTCCTGTCTAAGGAGGTGGGGAGGCTGCACGGCCTGCCCGGGCAGGAAGAGGGAGATCCTGGGGGGGGAGATCCTGGGGGCCCTGGCACTGACGGGGCCTGTCCTAGAGACTGTTCCACGGCTGGGGGCGTAGCACCGATCCTGGGCATCCGACACCCCATCCTGCCTACTACTCACCGCCAcagagctggagcccaggctgctcCCTCCATCTTCGGAGGCATCCTGCTCCGACTCAGGCTGCCGGgagagcagagggagagggagggaggtgcaTGGGGCTGCCTGGAGAGGGAGCTCTCCCCacacatgggggcagggggagtgacACAGCTGCAGCCAGTGCCCACTGCCCATTCTGATGGCACCATGGGACACCACAGCTGGGGgaaggccccagccccacctcctccccaccttcCAGGGGCTGGAGAGCTGCCCATTTCTGgtgaactcccctgccctgcctgccaggcCTCCGTCTGGGTGCCAGGCTCTCCGCAGCCCAGGACTGACCCGGGTTCCGTGTGGCAGTGACCCAGGAGCCGCCGACCAGCTCGGCcagcagagccaggcctgaggtcaggcccctgggATCTGTCTGCTCTATGGAGCGGGGCCAGGAATCCTGCCATGTCTGCTCATACCGGACCCCGGCTGGCCCACAGGGGTGCTGGCGCCTGCAGAGCACACAGaatccctgccggggcccggcccagcccctgcaATTCCCCAGCACCCCCATTCAGTCCCTCAGCAGCACGGCCCAGAGCACCCCCATGCGcccaggagctcccagccacTCCCCGTCTGCAGCGCCAGGAGGCCTCAGCGCTGCCTCCTGGTGGAGCACCCAGCACGTGTCCTTGGAGACACTAGGGTGGGGTTCCCCTTTCCCCCACGTATCCCGCTAGCAGGGCAGATCGGGCGTTGGCAGCTGCCAGTGACCCCAGACTGCTGCTTGGGATCACTGTCTGCAGCGCCCCCCAAACACCCGGGGCTCTAACCTGCTCCCCATGCCCCatagtgccccctgctgccccctcccccaagaccACAGTCCCCCACCAACACATGCCATTCTCTGCCCATTCACCGGGGGTGTCTCCCacagcacacccctccccctggGTCAGATACCTTCTACCCTGTGAGTCCCTGGGGGGCCCTGCCTGGGGGCGAGAGCCCCACATCTGGCTCCTCTCGCCACCACTGGTGCACCCCTCACCTTGGAGACGCTCTCTGCATCCTCCTCTGCCGCTCCTGGgggttcaggctcaggctgtgggTTGAGGGCTGTAGCAGTGACCCCCTCGAggctgccccaggctgcagtgctCTGCCCCCCAGGACACATGCCAAGGGAGGAATTCAGGATGAGCTGCCTGTGGGTCTGTCCCCACCACTAGCTGGgagcacaggggctgcagtgaaACAGAGCCGCTGGGGCCCCAGCACAGAGCTCTCCCCCGTCCCCTTCCCCCGGGGCCCAGAGCTCTCCCCCTTCCTGTCCCCCCCGGGGCCCAgagctctcccccttcccctccccccggggcccagagctctcccccttctcctccccgcagcccagagctctcctccttcccctccccccggggcccagagctctcccccttcccctccccccggggcccagagctctcccccttctcctccccgcagcccagagctctcctccttcccctccccccggggcccagagctctcccccttcccctccccccagcccagagctctcccccttcccctcccgccAGGGCCCAGCCTGGAACACAggagcccctggctcccagcacctgaGCTCAGGTGGGTCAGGGTGGGCAGCTGCCTGAGGGGAGAGCCCCaaacccagcctggccccagggctggtCCCACAGCAGGggccaaacccctcagcccccctTCACCACGGGGCCTCGGGGAGCTGCACAGCACGTGTACCTTGCCTGAGCCCGATCCCCACCTCTGCAGCCAGCAGCGCCCCACCTGccctcccccaagctcccaggGCCACACAGGCCCCCttggggcaggggatgtggggggctgctgtggtgggaaggggccagggagccaagggaggggggaagcccaTGGCAGTGCCATGGGGCGGGGGCCAAGGTCTCACCgaagcactgaagtcagtgaccaGGATGTGGGGCAATGCAGGCccttcctctggccctgcccGCGGGCCCTCCCACAGGGCCATGCCGGCCGGTGGGCCGGGCCAGGCGCCGCTTCCTGGGAGCGCTGCTACCGCACCAGGTACGTCTCGCCCTGCGGGTCAGATCACAGCATGTCATGGCCTGGTGCACCCCGCTGGGCCCCCCCAGGGATCCCACCCCTCACCTCCCCCTGCCGGACCAGGGACAGCTTGTTCCCAAGCTCCATGAAGGCCTCGTGGGCTGAGCTGTGGGGACAAGGGCCGGGTCACGCAGGGCAGGGCCTGTTCGGACCTCCCTGGGACGGGGACTCCCGTTCCTGCCACTGGGGGCCAaccacagccccttccccaggggGGCCCCATCCAGctgcccccatccaggagccAGACAGCAGGCTCCTGGCAGCAGCTGGATTCCCATGTTAATCTGGCCCCTTTCCCACCAGAACAAGGCACGAAATGCTGGAAACCTCCTGTCCCCCAGAGCATCCCGGCAGCCAGTGTcactgcagctggagcagccctaTGGAGCCCTGGCCTGGGATCCCACCTCCCTAACATCCTGTGGTGGTGAGTCCCCCAGGACAAGATCAAGATCATGCCGAGAACTCCTTTCTATTGActgaccccttcctgccccatctcCCAGCGCAGAGATCCCCTCCCCATTGGGCCGGGTGCTCCGGCACCCTGCTCCAGGCTGAGGAAGGGCCTGGTCACCCACCCTCAGTACAGGCTTAGGAAACACCCAGCCACAAACAAGGGACCACGCAGACCCAGGTCCATCTGCACAGGGATAAAAGCCCCGCAGCATGGTcgtggctggcccaggccagctgactcgggctccgGGGCGAAGAAATCACCATGCagacgtttgggctcaggctggaaccgaGCTCTGGGACCTCCCCCCCTGCAGGGCGCCTGAGCCTCTGCACAGTGATTTTCatccctgcagccagagcccaggcCAGCCACGGGGTTTTAGCCCTGTGTAGACGTAGCTCCGGGGGCCAGAGCTAACAGCTGGGGGTGAAGCAGCACCACACAGGCCTCTGTGCAGCATCCAGCAGGACCAATGGGAACATGCAGCTAGCATGGGACTGAGCCCCATGGGTGGGCAGGGTCACACACCCCGGCAACTCCATGGGCAGGCAGGGTCACCCCCACCcaggcagccccagagccccacgggtgGACAGggccccccccaggcagccccacGGGCAGAAAGGATCACACACCCcggcagccccagagccccatgggcagGCAGGGTCACCCTCCCCCAAAGCAGCCCCAAAGCCCCATGCGGAGGCAGGGTCACACACACACCGGCAGCCCCAAAGCCCCATGGGCAGGCAGGGTCCGTCCCCCCtggaagccccagagccccatgggcaggcagggtcaccccccccggcagccccatAGCCCCACGGGCAGGCAGGGTCCCCCCCtcagcagccccagagccccacgggcaGGCAGGGTCCCCCCcggcagccccagagccccacagagaggcggggttcccccctcccccccaggcagGAATGCTGGAGTGCTCAGCAGCCCACGGCAGTTCGAGGTCACTAGTTCAGCGTGTTGGTACCTGCTggaagcttctccccagggcagaaGGGAGCTGCCAGgaccccctggctgcaggggttTTCCTGGAGAGAGTGCTGGAGAGGAGGGCTGGCCTGGCTGGGATCACACACAGCCCTATCTCCCCGAGCAGACTTCCAGACAGGAACCCCTCCCAGGGCTCCACCCAGACTTGCCAGCTGACAgctccccggggggggagggagcactgGGTTTAACGTGACCCCTTGCACAGGGGCCATGGGGCTGGAAGGGGTCCGGGGGCCCAGCCACTCCCTGCTCAACAGCCCCCAAGGCAGTGTCCTCCAGGAGCACCTGCCATGCCAGCCCGAGGGCAGTCTAGGGGGTTGGCTCAGGCAGTGCGCACCAGAGAGCCGTCACCCAGATCCTACCCCCAgtggggccaggccagtttgGGTGAAGCCGCGGCTCCCAGAGACGAGCCCCACCACTTACTGGCACCTGCCAGGTTTACATTACAAGGGTACCAGGAGAGACACAGGAACGGCCACACAGGCTCAGCCCCGAGACCCACTGCCCCAGTCTCTAACAGCGCCAGCCCCAGACATGTCAGAGGATCCCACAGTCAGTCAACGGGGAGAATTGGATCCCCACAAAGTTTCACCCTGATCTCCAATAGTCAAAGATCAGGTCAGACCCTGGAACTCTTCCACACATTTTGTCAGCATTAACTGTAACATCTCTGGTGATTAGggatcatagaatcctagaatctcaggcttggaagggacctcaggaggtatctagtccaaccccctgctcaaagcaggaccaaacccaactaaatcatcccacccagggctttgtcaagcctgaccttaaaaacctctaaggaaggagattccaccacctccctagggaacccattccagtgcttcaccactctctgagtgaaaaagtttttcctaatatccaacctaaacctcccccactgcaacttgagaccattgctccttgttctgtcatctgctaccactgagaacagtctagattcaccCCCCTTGGAACCTAGCCAAGTTCTTGGCTCAGTGAcctcctgtggcagtgagttccacaggctaattacaCAATGCGTGAATAAGAGTTTCCTTTATCAGTTCTGAATTTCCCACCTGTCGGTTTCACTGGCTGTTCCCCGGTGCCTGTGCTGTGGCTCAGTTTTTCCAGCCTTGCTCGTTCTCATCACCCTTCCCTGACCCCCCAGCTGCGTGCAACGGGGGCCCAGCGCTGCCCACAGGATCTGCACCATAGATTGATGCAAAGGTGCTGGAACATTCCCCGTGTTATTCTCCACCCCGGTCCTGGTGCAGCTCTTCTGCCTGCAGCTGCGCATTGAGCACAGGTCTCCACTGCTGTCTGCAGTGGCACCCACCAGCTCCCGTCCCTGGCAGGTAATCTAGGGAGGTGTCAAACTGTCCCCACCCATGtgcatcactttgtgtttatcgCCACTGACTCCCATTTGCCACCATGGTcctggattccaaggccagaatggaccactgtgatcatccagtctgaccgggccagagacctgcccccaaaccattcctagagcagagctcttGGAGAAACCGCCCATCTGGATTTAAAGGAGTCAGTGATGGGAACCCACCCCGGCCCTGGGAAGTCGTCCAGTGGGAAACTacctcacttttgaaaaattacaCTGTATTTCCTCACTTGTCTAACTTCAGCACGTCCCGTTGGAtggtgttagaccttcctctgtgCCACTGAACACCACCCACCAGCTGGCAGCTGAAGTGAGACCAACTGTGTCGTCCATTCCCCTGGCTACGTCTGCCCTCTCCAGCCCGGACGAGTTACCTTCCCGTCAGCTGCCACGTTTGCCTGCACCCTGCCCACCTCCTGCTCAGATCACTAATAACACAGGTCCCAGCATGGCACCTTGCAGCCTGCTTTGACCTTGTGACATGGTGAGAACTGTGACcattcctccctgctccctctagGCCGTTTGACTCTCACCCGTGATGACAATGAGCCTCTCTAGTAGCTTCTTGTGTGCGACCTCCTCCACCCAGAGGTTGGAATCGAAATGAATGAGGCCACCCGGTTCCCCTTCCCAACACAGGTCTGCACCAAGATCCATTTCGAGTTACACCTTCACTTAAACCACTGCAGCTGTGTGTGCAGACCAGCCCTGCACAGGACCAGGCGGGGGACACAGCACCTTTGCCAGCTCTGGGTCCAGGCCAGAAGGGCCTGCCTGGAGCCCCAGAGCGAGCCGGCTggcccccccacacccaggggTGCCAAAGGGGCCACTGCTGGCTGAAATCACCCACAGTCCATGAGAGGCAGCCAGCATCTCTCTCCGGAGCCCGTGGTCAGAGCGAGTTCTGGAAACACTCTGGCTGGGGCTGataaacagggctgcccagagatggggggcaggtggggcaattgccccaggccccagaggggcccccacgagaatatcgtattctatagtattggaagaggcccctgaaattgctttgccccaggccccctgaatcctctggacagCCCTGCTGATAAATGGTTAACAAATCGGTTACTCAGCCATTGTGCAACAGGGAAGCTAAGCCCAAACCCCATTCCTGTTAGCACAGGGGAGAGGCAAAGGAACAAATAAGAGGGGAATAGAAACCGCTATATCCTGCCCTGACTGCAGCCGCCCCAGCCTGGGCCATTTCTGGCAGGAGAAGGCGGAGACTTTCCGGAACTGTCCCAGAAGAAACAGGACAAAGGAGCCCAGGCAAGGGGGGCTGGAGCTGAGCATTTGGGGAGCAGCCAGGAGAGGCGTGGTTCAGGCAGCTGTGAGCAGCTGTTTTAGGGCAggagcctgggagtcaggagcgCCCAGATGGGAACCCGCCCGGCGTGTCTCCCTGCTCAGACGTGGATTATCTCCCAGGTTGGATCCGTAATTAAACACCGACTAATCACACTCTCAGGATATTAAACATGTAACAAACCCGCTTAGCTCTGGCCAGAGACGGGGAGCGGGAAGGTCACCCAGGCTAATGAGCAGCAAGCGTGGCGGTGTCTCCAGGCACTGACCCCCACAGCTCTCCTAGGGTAAGGACAGACTTCATCACAGCCACCCCCTTTTCCCCAAGCTGGGGTCAGACCCTGCCTAGCGCAGGGGTCACCGCCCACTGCCCCAGATCCTATGCACACAGCACTGCTAGCATAGCACCCCCCTTGCCCCTCCTAGTGCCAGGCAAAGCCCCCCCGCCTGACTATTCCAGCATGGCCCCAAGCAACAACAGGCCTAACACCCATTCTGTCCTAGAGCCAGAGCACCCTGGGCCAGACCCAAAGAGAAGCCCGGTTCCTTCTGGCAGCACGTTCCTTCCgcctgtgctgctgggagcgcATGGCCCACGCTCAGCAGTGACCACATCCTGGGGGCGCCTGGGGCGGCCTTTCAGCCCATGGCTCCTGGCAACAGCCCCATACTCTGCCCTCAACTCCACTCCAGCTCGCTTGGCACGTGGCCGGATTcccctggagcccaggctctcgTCCCAGCCCCGAACCCTGGCCCttgtgctcttctctgaactccctcaaGTTTCTCATcatggctggagccccaggctgaACACtaatgctggggtgggggtgtctccaATGGGACCAGGGTCTCCCCAGGGGCCAAGCACCGATCTCTGGGGGATCTGCCCGGGGGCCAAACACTGATCATGAGGGGTCTCCCCAGGTGCCAAGCACcgatcgggggggggggtgtctccccgGGGGCCAAGCACTGATCCTGGGGGGTCTCCCTGGGGGCCAAGCACCGATCCTGGGGGGTCTCCCCGGGGGCCAAGCACCGAttcggggggggggtctccccaggTGCCAAGCACTGATCCTGGGGGGTCTCCCCGGGGGCCAAGCACCGATCCGGAGGGGGGTCTACCCGGGTGCCACGCACCAATCCGGGGGGGGTCTGCTAGGGGGCCAAGCACTGACCCTGGGGGGTCTCCCCGGGTGCCACGCACCGACCCTGGGGGGTCTCCCCGGGGGCCAAGCACTGATCCGGGGGGGTCTGCTAGGGGGCCAAGCACTGACCCTGGGGGGTCTCCCCGGGGGCCAAGCACTGATCCGGGGGGGTCTCCCCGGGGGCCAAGCACTGACCCTGGGGGGTCTCCCCGGGTGCCACGCACCGACCCTGGGGGGTCTCCCCGGGGGCCAAGCACTGAtccggggggggggtctccccggGGGCCAAGCACTGACCCTGGGGGAGTCGCGAGTCTCTCCCTGGGGCGGCGGCTGACATGCTCGCTCCGAGCTGGATTTTGGGCCCGGGTCCCTCGGCGCCGGGGCAGCCGAGGCAGGGCTGGACGCGGAGCCCCCGCGGTGCCTGGGGATGCGGGGACTCCCTAGGGAccatcctcccccagccctggcccacctGGGAGCCGGGGTCCGCGGGCGGGGCCGGCGGCCGCTGTTGCTCCAGCAGAGGGACTCGGCGCTGGGCCGGGGCGCTGCGGCGGGCGGGGCCCGGAGCGCACGGTCCAGCCCAGGACGCTGCGCCCCGGAGCGGCCCGTCCCGGGGTCGAGCCCCGAGCCCCGCTCGAGTACAGCCGCCGGGTTCGGGCCGGCCCGGCTCGGAGCCCCAGCAGCCGCGGGGCGCTCCCGGCCGGGCTGTTCGCGGAGCGCTGCGCGCGGGACAGGCTGCGCCCAGAGCGCAAGAACCGGGCAGGCGCAGCCTAGGGGCTGGGGGCGGCCTGCCGGAGGGCGCAGCCTAGGGGCGGCCTGCGGAGGGGCTGCAGCCTCGGGGCGGCCTGCAGTGGGGTGCAGCCTAGGGGCACAGCTTGGGAGGGGCTGCCCAGGGGCACCCTGcggaggggaaggaggctgggggCAGCCTGCCGGGGGCTGAGggcacagcttgggggctgcccaggggcaccctgcgggaggggaaggaggctgggggGCACAGCctaggggctgggggcagcctgccgggggggggctgagggcacagcttgggggggggggctgcccaggggcacccggcgggagggggaaggaggctgggggGCACAGCCGAGGGCTGGGGGCCAGCCTGCCGGGGAGCTGGAGGCGCAGCTTAGGGGCTGCCCAGGGGCACCCtgcgggagggggaagggggctggggggcacagcCTAGGGGCTGGGATCCTCTGTCGGCAGGAGCCAGGCACGGGGCTGGTCCGTCCATGGCAGGAGCGGGCAGTGCAGGCAGCCTGGCAGGGGCTCAGGCACCAGCCCCCTCAAGGCCAAGGGAAAATTCCTCCGGCCGGCAGGGCGAGGGGAGCCTGGCCGGGGTCCCTGCCGCAGGCCGCTCGCTCCTGGAAGGATAGGCCAGGACCCTGCGGGTG encodes:
- the LOC120381078 gene encoding ankyrin repeat domain-containing protein SOWAHA-like isoform X6, whose protein sequence is MAPVQGVTLNPVLPPPPGSCQLASLGGALGGVPVWKSARGDRAVCDPSQASPPLQHSLQENPCSQGVLAAPFCPGEKLPAGRDVPGAVAALPGSGAWPGPPAGMALWEGPRAGPEEGPALPHILVTDFSASSTAAWGSLEGVTATALNPQPEPEPPGAAEEDAESVSKPESEQDASEDGGSSLGSSSVALDPVEKEWLQGAASGHLLTLSHLLKQEPSLATRKDFTSGFTALHWAAKHGQEDLASLLVAAGADVNSRSLPMLGPSTAATPRCTLLLCMGTARSWSCSSGAMVPSRTCEITAGTWPDTTWEQRSRWTELPHCPSCQRHAAGTGRWPVCCCPRAVARPGSAGALPRT
- the LOC120381078 gene encoding ankyrin repeat domain-containing protein SOWAHA-like isoform X4, coding for MAPVQGVTLNPVLPPPPGSCQLASLGGALGGVPVWKSARGDRAVCDPSQASPPLQHSLQENPCSQGVLAAPFCPGEKLPAGRDVPGAVAALPGSGAWPGPPAGMALWEGPRAGPEEGPALPHILVTDFSASSTAAWGSLEGVTATALNPQPEPEPPGAAEEDAESVSKPESEQDASEDGGSSLGSSSVALDPVEKEWLQGAASGHLLTLSHLLKQEPSLATRKDFTSGFTALHWAAKHGQEDLASLLVAAGADVNSRSGYTPLHIAALHGHRQVMELLVRSYGAKQNVRDYSGHLARHYLGAEKPLDRAATLPQLPAARGRNRALACLLLPKGSGQARKRWGSAEDLTEEEERGQAQHLAVPASYRAVRKFSR
- the LOC120381078 gene encoding ankyrin repeat domain-containing protein SOWAHA-like isoform X2, which encodes MAPVQGVTLNPVLPPPPGSCQLASLGGALGGVPVWKSARGDRAVCDPSQASPPLQHSLQENPCSQGVLAAPFCPGEKLPAGRDVPGAVAALPGSGAWPGPPAGMALWEGPRAGPEEGPALPHILVTDFSASSTAAWGSLEGVTATALNPQPEPEPPGAAEEDAESVSKPESEQDASEDGGSSLGSSSVALDPVEKEWLQGAASGHLLTLSHLLKQEPSLATRKDFTSGFTALHWAAKHGQEDLASLLVAAGADVNSRSHGYTPLHIAALHGHRQVMELLVRSYGAKQNVRDYSGHLARHYLGAEKPLDRAATLPQLPAARGRNRALACLLLPKGSGQARKRWGSAEDLTEEEERGQAQHLAVPASYRAVRKFSR
- the LOC120381078 gene encoding ankyrin repeat domain-containing protein SOWAHA-like isoform X1 gives rise to the protein MAPVQGVTLNPVLPPPPGSCQLASLGGALGGVPVWKSARGDRAVCDPSQASPPLQHSLQENPCSQGVLAAPFCPGEKLPAGRDVPGAVAALPGSGAWPGPPAGMALWEGPRAGPEEGPALPHILVTDFSASSTAAWGSLEGVTATALNPQPEPEPPGAAEEDAESVSKPESEQDASEDGGSSLGSSSVALDPVEKEWLQGAASGHLLTLSHLLKQEPSLATRKDFTSGFTALHWAAKHGQEDLASLLVAAGADVNSRSQGGYTPLHIAALHGHRQVMELLVRSYGAKQNVRDYSGHLARHYLGAEKPLDRAATLPQLPAARGRNRALACLLLPKGSGQARKRWGSAEDLTEEEERGQAQHLAVPASYRAVRKFSR
- the LOC120381078 gene encoding ankyrin repeat domain-containing protein SOWAHA-like isoform X3, which codes for MAPVQGVTLNPVLPPPPGSCQLASLGGALGGVPVWKSARGDRAVCDPSQASPPLQHSLQENPCSQGVLAAPFCPGEKLPAGRDVPGAVAALPGSGAWPGPPAGMALWEGPRAGPEEGPALPHILVTDFSASSTAAWGSLEGVTATALNPQPEPEPPGAAEEDAESVSKPESEQDASEDGGSSLGSSSVALDPVEKEWLQGAASGHLLTLSHLLKQEPSLATRKDFTSGTALHWAAKHGQEDLASLLVAAGADVNSRSQGGYTPLHIAALHGHRQVMELLVRSYGAKQNVRDYSGHLARHYLGAEKPLDRAATLPQLPAARGRNRALACLLLPKGSGQARKRWGSAEDLTEEEERGQAQHLAVPASYRAVRKFSR
- the LOC120381078 gene encoding ankyrin repeat domain-containing protein SOWAHA-like isoform X5, whose amino-acid sequence is MAPVQGVTLNPVLPPPPGSCQLASLGGALGGVPVWKSARGDRAVCDPSQASPPLQHSLQENPCSQGVLAAPFCPGEKLPAGRDVPGAVAALPGSGAWPGPPAGMALWEGPRAGPEEGPALPHILVTDFSASSTAAWGSLEGVTATALNPQPEPEPPGAAEEDAESVSKPESEQDASEDGGSSLGSSSVALDPVEKEWLQGAASGHLLTLSHLLKQEPSLATRKDFTSGFTALHWAAKHGQEDLASLLVAAGADVNSRSHVSTCLSLCLAAVQVGGAEGTRGCRGLARIPGGGGCAGRGPELRWDGAYCGGGWQPGSSMCLPCTGCMALHWQCGTGCAGHEGLTGSVILELCTNPVLSFPHPHPSRA